In the genome of Sorangium aterium, one region contains:
- a CDS encoding transposase gives MTIDDGIPVEEHEPLWLLIEWPFGESDPSKFAVTTLGTKMSKKQIVRQYKERYRTEQAYEEMKGELGLDHFEGRRFRGWHHHVSVVLCCYAFIVAERDRSFFPSADAEGHAHPLRFAA, from the coding sequence ATGACGATTGACGATGGCATCCCGGTCGAGGAGCACGAACCGCTGTGGCTGCTCATCGAGTGGCCGTTCGGCGAAAGCGATCCCTCGAAGTTCGCGGTCACGACGCTGGGGACCAAGATGTCCAAGAAGCAGATCGTACGCCAGTACAAGGAGCGCTACCGAACTGAGCAGGCCTACGAAGAGATGAAGGGCGAGCTGGGGCTCGATCACTTCGAAGGGCGGCGATTCCGAGGCTGGCACCACCATGTTTCCGTCGTCCTGTGCTGTTACGCCTTCATCGTGGCCGAGCGTGATCGGTCTTTTTTTCCCTCGGCAGACGCCGAAGGTCACGCCCACCCGCTCCGCTTCGCGGCCTGA
- a CDS encoding non-ribosomal peptide synthetase — protein MTYHDFSSEDASIHRSFELQAGRTPGVVAASFGPDRLTYQELNRRANQLAHHLRSLGVGRDVLVALCAERSLEALIGLLAALKAGGAYVPVDPAYPRERVAFMLEDAGAPVLLTQARLLPSLPRHGARVVLLDGDRDLTAGFSGEDPPDTTGPDDLAYVIYTSGSTGRPKGTLLTHRGLTNLTRALAERFDVAPGCRVLQFASLSFDASVWEIAMTLARGGTLVMGAQAEMIPGPALLDRMRAEEVSIATFPPSALAAFPEGAERSLPALRTLIVAGETCPADLAARWAQGRRFINAYGPTEFTVCATMADGLDPVRDPGEPLSIGRPIRNARCYVLDHAMRPVPDGEAGELYLGGPGLARSYLGRPELTAARFVPDPFSSTPEARLYRTGDVVRRLPGGDLAFLGRVDQQVKIRGHRVELGEVEAALGRHPAVRAAVAVASEGRLVAYVVARPDAPDAPPAAPRAVVPALRSFLRESLPEVMIPSTFVLLDALPLGPSGKVDRAALPPPDAARPDRGDGEPLAPRNQIEAAIAAAWAEALGIEHLGVHDDVFDLGAHSLLAARVLSRLRRALGVELSLQSLCDAPTVAALAELVESLPRPKQRPAAAAIRPAPRDRPIPLSHGQRQIWLHASLHPGALFYNEPFSLRLRGPLDVPVLGRALDELLRRHEILRSVVAVVGGEPVQQILPPAPLDLPVVELTALPAEARWGRAVALATDEARRPFDLARGPLFRATLVRLDEADHVLFVVVHHILMDGVSIFDALPRELHALYQAFAVGRPSPLPERAIHYADYAVWQREQQLSGALQPQLDYWRRQLADLPTLELPIDRPRPAAPSLAGARHCVALSRELTLRLKALAREQGVTLFVVLLSAFKAMLYRYARQDEVVVGTSASCRHPPETEDLLGFFLNTLVLRTDLRGDPTFRQLLGRVRAVSQAALSHQDVPFASVVQALQPKRVPGQNPLFQVAFVLEPPVPALDPGWTLSQLDVDTGASKFDLMLELDEREDGIIGRIEYSTALFDARTIERMAGHYEALLEGASRDVDLRLSALPLLTPEERSALRAWGTAPAGPGSDACIHRLFEAQVERSPEAVAVVFDDGAGNVTSLTYRELNRRANQLAHTLLGLRAPGAPGPGAAPGPDEGALARTDEGALAPEDRVAVCMYRSIEMIVALLGVLKAGLAFVPLDPTYPTERLAFMLEQARVRVMLTQVRVGAVLPGCRARVLCLDADPEEIGRARDDNPTELATPDQLAYVMYTSGSTGRPKGVAVPHRGVARLVKGTTYARFAPDEVFLQLASISFDTSQFEIWGALLNGGRLVVMPPAPASLDDLDRVIRQHGVTTVWLTAGVFHLLVDERITALRGLRQIVAGGDVLSPQHVNRVLAELPGCRMINGYGPTEAATFACCAAVERPVGHTVPIGSPIPGTRVHVLDRDLNEVPAGVPGELCIGGEGLARGYLDLPELTAERFIHDPIGGEPGGRLYRTGDRVRLMPDGQLEFLGRMDQQVKVRGYRIELGEIEVVLGEHPAVREVVVVAQPARSGDRRLVAYVVPHGGRAAAPPAQAGARARPFMADPTGGLERAIRDHAQRRLPDYMHPSAIVLLDALPLTGNGKVDRRALPAPVELRPESAPLVAPRSSLEERLTAIWQDVLGIERVSVQDNFFDLGGHSLLLMRLHERVRESFGSDLSIVDLFARPTVTDLAAFLASGSGGGSDLSEADARALKQREILKRKKQAAKSRQNGSA, from the coding sequence ATGACCTATCACGACTTCAGCTCCGAGGACGCCAGCATTCACCGCTCGTTCGAGCTCCAGGCCGGGCGCACGCCCGGCGTCGTGGCCGCATCCTTCGGCCCTGACCGGCTCACCTATCAGGAGCTGAATCGCCGCGCGAACCAGCTCGCGCACCACCTGAGGAGCCTGGGCGTCGGCCGCGACGTCCTCGTCGCGCTCTGCGCCGAGCGCTCCCTGGAGGCGCTCATCGGGCTGCTCGCGGCGCTCAAGGCCGGCGGCGCCTATGTCCCTGTCGACCCCGCGTACCCGCGGGAGCGGGTCGCCTTCATGCTCGAGGACGCCGGGGCGCCCGTCCTGCTCACCCAGGCGCGGCTGCTCCCGTCGCTGCCGCGCCACGGGGCGCGCGTGGTCCTCCTGGACGGCGATCGCGATCTGACCGCGGGCTTCAGCGGCGAGGACCCGCCGGACACCACGGGCCCCGACGACCTCGCCTACGTCATCTACACGTCGGGCTCGACCGGCAGGCCCAAGGGCACGCTGCTGACGCACCGCGGCCTCACCAACCTCACCCGCGCGCTGGCCGAGCGATTCGACGTGGCGCCGGGCTGCCGCGTGCTCCAGTTCGCGTCCCTCAGCTTCGATGCGTCGGTCTGGGAGATCGCGATGACGCTCGCCCGGGGAGGCACCCTGGTGATGGGGGCGCAGGCCGAGATGATCCCCGGGCCCGCGCTGCTCGATCGGATGCGCGCGGAGGAGGTGTCGATCGCGACCTTCCCCCCCTCCGCGCTCGCCGCCTTCCCCGAGGGCGCGGAGCGCTCGCTGCCCGCGCTCCGGACCCTCATCGTCGCCGGCGAGACCTGCCCGGCCGACCTCGCCGCGCGCTGGGCGCAGGGGCGCAGGTTCATCAACGCCTACGGTCCCACCGAGTTCACCGTGTGCGCCACGATGGCCGACGGGCTCGACCCGGTTCGGGACCCCGGCGAGCCCCTCTCCATCGGCCGGCCGATCAGGAACGCGCGCTGCTACGTGCTCGACCATGCCATGCGCCCGGTCCCGGACGGCGAGGCCGGCGAGCTCTACCTCGGTGGACCCGGGCTGGCCCGGAGCTACCTGGGACGGCCCGAGCTCACGGCGGCGCGGTTCGTCCCCGATCCGTTCAGCTCCACCCCGGAGGCCCGGCTCTACCGCACGGGGGACGTGGTGCGCCGCCTGCCCGGCGGCGATCTCGCCTTCCTCGGGCGCGTCGACCAGCAGGTGAAGATCCGCGGCCACCGCGTCGAGCTCGGCGAGGTCGAGGCCGCGCTTGGGCGCCACCCCGCCGTCCGCGCGGCGGTGGCCGTCGCCAGCGAGGGCCGCCTCGTCGCCTACGTCGTCGCGCGCCCGGACGCGCCGGACGCGCCCCCGGCCGCCCCCCGGGCCGTCGTGCCCGCGCTGCGCAGCTTCCTCCGCGAGAGCCTCCCCGAGGTCATGATCCCGTCGACGTTCGTGCTGCTCGACGCGCTGCCGCTCGGCCCCAGCGGGAAGGTGGACCGCGCGGCCCTGCCGCCGCCGGACGCCGCCCGGCCCGATCGCGGCGACGGCGAGCCCCTCGCGCCGCGCAACCAGATCGAGGCGGCGATCGCCGCGGCGTGGGCCGAGGCGCTCGGGATCGAGCACCTCGGCGTCCACGACGACGTCTTCGACCTCGGGGCGCACTCGCTGCTCGCCGCGCGGGTGCTGTCGCGGCTGCGCCGCGCGCTCGGCGTCGAGCTCTCCCTGCAGAGCCTGTGCGACGCCCCCACGGTCGCCGCGCTGGCCGAGCTCGTGGAGTCGCTCCCCCGGCCGAAGCAGCGCCCGGCCGCCGCGGCCATCCGGCCTGCGCCGCGCGACCGGCCCATCCCCCTCTCGCACGGGCAGCGGCAGATCTGGCTCCACGCCTCGCTCCACCCGGGCGCGCTGTTCTACAACGAGCCGTTCTCCCTGCGCCTCCGCGGGCCCCTCGACGTCCCGGTCCTGGGGCGCGCCCTCGACGAGCTCCTCAGGCGCCACGAGATCCTGAGGAGCGTCGTCGCGGTCGTCGGCGGCGAGCCCGTGCAGCAGATCCTGCCCCCGGCGCCGCTCGATCTGCCGGTCGTCGAGCTGACCGCGCTGCCGGCCGAGGCGCGGTGGGGGCGCGCCGTCGCGCTCGCCACAGACGAGGCCCGGCGCCCGTTCGATCTCGCCCGCGGCCCGCTGTTCCGGGCCACGCTGGTCCGGCTCGACGAGGCCGACCACGTGCTGTTCGTGGTGGTGCACCACATCCTGATGGATGGAGTCTCCATCTTCGACGCGCTCCCGAGGGAGCTCCACGCGCTCTACCAGGCGTTCGCCGTGGGCAGGCCGTCGCCGCTGCCCGAGCGCGCGATCCACTACGCCGATTACGCGGTCTGGCAGCGGGAGCAGCAGCTGAGCGGCGCCCTCCAGCCGCAGCTCGATTACTGGAGGCGACAGCTCGCCGACCTGCCCACCCTGGAGCTGCCGATCGACAGGCCGCGCCCGGCCGCCCCGAGCCTCGCGGGGGCCCGCCACTGCGTCGCCCTGTCGCGGGAGCTCACGCTCCGGCTGAAGGCGCTGGCCAGGGAGCAGGGCGTCACGCTCTTCGTGGTCCTGCTCTCGGCCTTCAAGGCGATGCTCTACCGGTACGCGCGGCAGGACGAGGTCGTCGTGGGCACGTCCGCGTCGTGCCGCCACCCGCCGGAGACCGAGGACCTCCTCGGCTTCTTCCTGAACACGCTCGTGCTGCGCACCGACCTGCGCGGCGACCCGACGTTCCGGCAGCTGCTCGGGCGCGTGCGGGCGGTGAGCCAGGCCGCGCTCTCGCACCAGGACGTGCCGTTCGCCAGCGTCGTGCAGGCGCTCCAGCCGAAGCGGGTCCCCGGCCAGAACCCGCTGTTCCAGGTCGCCTTCGTGCTGGAGCCGCCCGTGCCGGCGCTCGATCCGGGCTGGACCCTGAGCCAGCTCGACGTGGACACGGGCGCGTCCAAGTTCGACCTGATGCTGGAGCTCGACGAGCGCGAGGACGGCATCATCGGGCGCATCGAGTACAGCACCGCGCTGTTCGACGCCCGCACCATCGAGCGGATGGCGGGCCACTACGAGGCCCTGCTCGAGGGCGCGTCGCGCGACGTCGATCTGCGCCTCTCGGCGCTGCCGCTGCTCACGCCCGAGGAGCGGAGCGCGCTCCGCGCGTGGGGCACCGCCCCGGCCGGCCCCGGGTCGGACGCGTGCATTCACCGCCTCTTCGAGGCCCAGGTCGAGCGCTCTCCCGAGGCCGTCGCGGTCGTCTTCGACGACGGCGCGGGCAACGTCACGTCGCTCACCTACCGGGAGCTGAACCGGCGGGCCAACCAGCTCGCGCACACCCTGCTCGGCCTCCGCGCGCCGGGGGCGCCGGGGCCCGGGGCCGCGCCCGGCCCCGACGAGGGGGCCCTCGCGCGCACCGACGAGGGGGCCCTCGCGCCCGAAGACCGCGTGGCCGTGTGCATGTACCGGTCGATCGAGATGATCGTCGCGCTCCTCGGCGTGCTGAAGGCGGGCCTCGCCTTCGTGCCCCTGGATCCGACCTACCCCACCGAGCGCCTCGCGTTCATGCTGGAGCAGGCCCGGGTCCGCGTGATGCTCACCCAGGTGCGCGTCGGCGCGGTGCTGCCGGGGTGCCGCGCGCGCGTCCTCTGCCTGGACGCGGATCCCGAGGAGATCGGCCGGGCGCGCGACGACAACCCGACGGAGCTGGCGACGCCGGACCAACTCGCCTATGTCATGTACACGTCGGGCTCCACCGGCCGGCCCAAGGGCGTGGCCGTGCCGCACCGGGGCGTGGCTCGGCTCGTCAAGGGCACGACGTACGCGCGCTTCGCGCCGGACGAGGTCTTCCTGCAGCTCGCGTCGATCTCCTTCGACACGTCGCAGTTCGAGATCTGGGGCGCGCTCCTCAACGGCGGCCGGCTGGTCGTCATGCCCCCCGCGCCCGCGTCGCTCGACGACCTGGATCGCGTGATCCGGCAGCACGGGGTGACCACGGTGTGGCTCACCGCCGGCGTCTTCCACCTCCTCGTGGACGAGCGGATCACGGCGCTGCGCGGCCTGCGCCAGATCGTGGCCGGGGGGGACGTCCTGTCCCCGCAGCACGTCAACCGGGTCCTCGCCGAGCTCCCGGGGTGCCGGATGATCAACGGCTACGGGCCCACGGAGGCCGCGACGTTCGCCTGCTGCGCCGCGGTGGAGCGCCCGGTCGGCCACACGGTGCCCATCGGAAGCCCGATCCCCGGCACGAGGGTGCACGTGCTCGACCGGGATCTCAACGAGGTCCCGGCCGGCGTCCCCGGGGAGCTCTGCATCGGCGGAGAGGGCCTCGCGCGCGGCTACCTCGATCTGCCGGAGCTCACCGCGGAGCGGTTCATCCACGATCCCATCGGCGGCGAGCCGGGAGGGCGGCTGTACCGGACCGGCGATCGCGTCCGCCTGATGCCGGACGGGCAGCTCGAGTTCCTCGGCCGCATGGATCAGCAGGTCAAGGTCCGCGGTTACCGGATCGAGCTCGGCGAGATCGAGGTGGTCCTCGGCGAGCACCCGGCCGTGCGCGAGGTGGTCGTGGTGGCGCAGCCGGCGCGCTCGGGCGACCGGCGCCTCGTGGCGTACGTCGTCCCGCACGGCGGCAGGGCCGCGGCGCCGCCCGCGCAAGCCGGGGCCCGCGCGCGCCCGTTCATGGCGGATCCGACCGGCGGGCTCGAGCGTGCGATCCGCGATCACGCGCAGCGGCGGCTGCCCGACTACATGCACCCCTCGGCCATCGTGCTGCTCGACGCGCTGCCCCTCACGGGCAACGGCAAGGTGGACCGCCGCGCCCTGCCGGCCCCCGTCGAGCTCCGCCCCGAGAGCGCGCCCCTGGTGGCGCCGCGGAGCTCGCTCGAGGAGCGGCTCACCGCGATATGGCAGGACGTCCTCGGCATCGAGCGCGTGAGCGTGCAGGACAACTTCTTCGATCTGGGCGGCCACTCGCTGCTCCTGATGCGCCTCCACGAGCGCGTCCGGGAGTCGTTCGGCAGCGATCTCTCCATCGTCGATCTGTTCGCGCGCCCGACGGTCACCGATCTCGCCGCGTTCCTCGCGAGCGGCAGCGGCGGCGGGAGCGACCTCTCGGAGGCCGACGCCCGGGCGCTGAAGCAGCGAGAGATCCTGAAACGAAAGAAGCAGGCAGCCAAGAGCAGACAGAATGGATCCGCTTGA
- a CDS encoding transposase yields MCAALDGFTLHAATRAGAHHAAAREALLRYVLRPPSAKERVEPQQDGLVRLSRRRAFADGTALVDMDPLSLLCRLAASVPPPRFHTVKYAGVLASASRPRWRASASDRALRSQKSLPLLCQRGADTNQCALRRNGGRWHAGQRGSHAIKARAIARRTVASESAK; encoded by the coding sequence CTGTGCGCTGCGCTCGATGGCTTCACCTTGCACGCAGCGACGCGCGCCGGTGCGCACCATGCCGCGGCGAGGGAGGCGCTGCTGCGTTACGTGCTGCGACCCCCGAGCGCAAAGGAGCGCGTCGAGCCGCAGCAGGACGGCCTGGTGCGGCTGTCGCGGAGGCGCGCCTTCGCTGACGGGACTGCCCTTGTGGACATGGATCCGCTCTCGCTCTTGTGCCGCCTCGCAGCCAGCGTTCCGCCGCCGCGCTTTCACACCGTCAAGTACGCTGGCGTGCTCGCCTCGGCGAGTCGCCCACGTTGGCGCGCAAGCGCATCGGACCGCGCCCTGCGAAGCCAGAAGAGCCTACCACTACTGTGTCAGCGCGGCGCGGACACGAACCAATGCGCGCTGCGGCGTAACGGCGGGCGGTGGCACGCAGGGCAACGAGGCAGCCACGCGATCAAGGCGCGAGCGATCGCGCGGCGAACGGTCGCGAGCGAGTCGGCGAAGTGA